From Actinopolyspora lacussalsi, a single genomic window includes:
- a CDS encoding primosomal protein N' (replication factor Y) (product_source=KO:K04066; cath_funfam=2.40.50.100; cog=COG1198; ko=KO:K04066; superfamily=161219,52540), producing the protein MSATGGERARSKGGSGSGSRDRSTGPAVELPVARVLVDVSPHHLDRPFDYLVPSRFDTDAVPGCRVRVRFNGRLLDGFLLERVAESDYAGRLAWLQRVVSSEPVLVGELLELVRAVARRYAGTLNDVARLAVPPRHARVENEAVAARPSESPSPPDSAAWSRYGHGAAFLRAVREGKPARAVWQSLPDEDWSNRLAELAAAAASERRSAILVVPDHRDLARLTKSCAALLGDRRVVSLSSELGQAERYRRWLAVRRGDVRIVVGTRAAMFAPVVPPLGLVVVWDDGDDQHLYPTAPYPHVRDVLTHRAHSTGAALLIGGFARTAEAEMLVESGWAGEIVAGRTEVRSAAPRVTAIGEDDAQLARDPTIRSARLPSIAFQAARQALRNGTPVLVQVPRRGYMPALGCARCGERATCRKCAGPLAVPVGTGDTARPPSCRWCGAIEHAFRCVNCGTDRLRAIVIGAARTAEELGKAFGGVTVRTSGGNEVLDRVPEAPALVVATPGVEPVAAGGYGAALLLDARAMLSRPELRAGEQALRRWFAAATLVRPSDSGGRVVVLAESELPPVQALVRWDPSWYAARELAGRAELGYPPAKRVASVGGSPEAVNELLDGVELPGSGEVLGPVPLGEVDAEGESERERALLRVDRAHGRLLADALYEAQVRRGRGGSGPVRVQLDPLEPI; encoded by the coding sequence GTGTCGGCAACCGGGGGTGAACGCGCCCGATCCAAGGGCGGTTCCGGTTCCGGATCCCGTGATCGGTCCACCGGGCCCGCCGTCGAACTTCCGGTCGCCCGGGTGCTCGTCGACGTGTCGCCGCATCATCTCGATCGGCCGTTCGACTACCTGGTGCCGAGTCGTTTCGACACCGACGCCGTGCCGGGCTGCCGGGTACGCGTGCGGTTCAACGGCCGGTTGCTGGACGGTTTCCTGCTGGAACGGGTCGCCGAGTCGGACTACGCGGGCAGGTTGGCCTGGCTGCAGCGGGTCGTCTCGTCCGAGCCGGTGCTGGTCGGGGAGCTGCTCGAACTGGTCCGCGCGGTCGCCCGTCGCTACGCGGGCACCCTGAACGACGTGGCGCGGTTGGCCGTACCACCGCGACACGCCAGGGTGGAGAACGAAGCCGTCGCGGCCAGGCCGAGTGAGTCACCGTCGCCGCCCGACAGTGCCGCCTGGTCCCGGTACGGTCACGGCGCGGCGTTCCTTCGGGCGGTACGGGAGGGTAAACCCGCTCGTGCCGTGTGGCAGTCACTGCCCGATGAGGACTGGTCGAACAGGCTGGCGGAACTCGCCGCCGCGGCGGCTTCCGAACGGCGCTCGGCGATCCTGGTGGTGCCCGACCACCGCGATCTGGCTCGGCTGACGAAGTCCTGTGCCGCGTTGCTGGGTGACCGGCGCGTGGTCTCGCTGTCCTCCGAACTGGGGCAGGCCGAGCGCTACCGCCGCTGGCTGGCCGTGCGGCGCGGTGACGTGCGGATCGTGGTGGGCACCCGCGCGGCGATGTTCGCACCGGTGGTGCCCCCGTTGGGGCTGGTGGTCGTCTGGGACGACGGCGACGACCAGCATCTCTACCCGACCGCGCCCTATCCGCACGTCCGGGACGTGTTGACCCATCGCGCCCACTCGACAGGGGCCGCGCTGTTGATCGGCGGCTTCGCGCGCACGGCGGAGGCGGAGATGCTGGTCGAGTCGGGCTGGGCGGGCGAGATAGTAGCGGGGCGGACCGAGGTGCGTTCCGCCGCGCCCCGGGTGACCGCCATCGGAGAGGACGACGCGCAACTCGCCAGGGACCCCACCATCCGTTCCGCGCGGCTTCCCTCGATCGCCTTCCAGGCGGCCAGGCAGGCGTTGCGGAACGGCACCCCGGTGCTGGTGCAGGTCCCGCGGCGGGGATACATGCCCGCGCTGGGCTGTGCCAGGTGCGGTGAACGAGCCACGTGCCGGAAGTGCGCCGGCCCGCTGGCGGTTCCCGTCGGGACGGGCGATACCGCGCGACCGCCCTCCTGCCGTTGGTGCGGCGCGATCGAGCACGCTTTTCGGTGTGTGAACTGCGGAACCGACCGGCTGCGCGCCATCGTGATCGGTGCGGCCCGTACCGCGGAGGAGCTGGGGAAGGCTTTCGGTGGGGTGACCGTGCGGACCTCGGGTGGTAACGAGGTGCTGGATCGTGTTCCCGAGGCTCCCGCGTTGGTGGTCGCCACCCCCGGGGTCGAGCCGGTGGCGGCGGGTGGCTACGGTGCGGCGTTGCTGCTGGACGCGCGAGCCATGCTGTCCCGTCCCGAGCTGCGAGCGGGTGAACAGGCACTTCGCCGTTGGTTCGCCGCCGCGACCCTGGTACGTCCCTCGGACAGCGGCGGACGTGTGGTGGTATTGGCCGAATCCGAGCTACCACCGGTGCAGGCCCTGGTGCGTTGGGACCCTTCCTGGTACGCGGCACGGGAACTCGCCGGGCGCGCCGAACTCGGTTATCCGCCCGCCAAGCGGGTGGCCTCCGTGGGCGGTTCTCCGGAAGCGGTCAACGAGCTGCTCGACGGTGTCGAGCTGCCCGGCAGCGGCGAGGTCCTGGGGCCGGTGCCGTTGGGTGAGGTCGACGCGGAGGGGGAGTCCGAACGCGAGCGGGCCCTGCTGCGGGTCGATCGCGCGCACGGCAGGCTGCTGGCCGACGCGCTGTACGAGGCGCAGGTGAGGCGGGGACGCGGGGGCAGTGGCCCCGTACGTGTGCAGTTGGATCCGCTCGAACCGATCTGA
- a CDS encoding tRNA (cytidine/uridine-2'-O-)-methyltransferase (product_source=KO:K03216; cath_funfam=3.40.1280.10; cog=COG0219; ko=KO:K03216; pfam=PF00588; superfamily=75217; tigrfam=TIGR00185) produces the protein MFHVVFYHPEIPGNTGNAIRMVAGTGSALHLIEPLGFRVTDADLKRAGLDYHDKAVLRVHPDLESAWGAIRPRRIIAFTVQAERSYETVDYRPDDVLLFGPESVGLPEGVLPSEPETSRVRIPMVPGIRSMNLANSAAVAVYEAWRQQGFA, from the coding sequence GTGTTCCACGTCGTCTTCTACCATCCCGAGATTCCCGGAAACACCGGGAACGCGATCCGAATGGTCGCGGGCACGGGCAGCGCACTGCACCTGATCGAACCGCTGGGGTTCCGGGTCACCGACGCGGATCTGAAACGCGCCGGGCTGGACTATCACGACAAGGCGGTGCTGCGAGTGCATCCTGACCTGGAATCCGCGTGGGGGGCGATCCGACCGAGGAGGATCATCGCGTTCACCGTCCAGGCCGAGCGATCGTACGAGACGGTCGACTACCGTCCCGACGACGTGCTGCTGTTCGGCCCCGAATCGGTCGGTCTGCCCGAGGGGGTGCTGCCGTCCGAACCCGAGACGAGCCGGGTACGCATCCCGATGGTGCCGGGAATCCGCTCGATGAACCTGGCCAACTCGGCGGCCGTGGCGGTGTACGAAGCATGGCGGCAACAGGGCTTCGCCTAG
- a CDS encoding D-alanyl-D-alanine carboxypeptidase (product_source=KO:K01286; cath_funfam=3.40.710.10; cog=COG1680; ko=KO:K01286; pfam=PF00144; superfamily=56601; transmembrane_helix_parts=Inside_1_12,TMhelix_13_35,Outside_36_429) — protein MNGTSGLRRGLTAVGLAAVVALPGSVTAVAATALISSQHKAAEVSSAELRENLEAVHEAGMPGIQAAVSRKGRSWTGAAGVADTHTDRPLEAGFGHRVGSVTKTFTATAVLRQVSAGRVELDAPIGRYLPKLVPGERGERITVRMLLNHTSGITDYFPVVFSSLTRGSLADLERNRFRYHSPEELITAGLEQPATNEPGQGWAYSNTNYIIAGELLREVTGQSPERYITREIIRPLGLRDTYFPHLNPFIPGPNSKAYEALYHQPERRGEYSVYSPTALRTAGALISTPTDLNRFYDALLGGELLDESVLAEMRETVAVPNSPTLRYGLGLMRFETPACATLWGHEGTVPGMSTLSLHSADGKRQLSYGLNLTKYQRLDENGLPLIHPIDRRLGTLQVNAVCGASDTTSAASPSGSGVALLADLHRLNR, from the coding sequence ATGAACGGAACAAGCGGACTCCGACGCGGACTGACCGCGGTGGGGCTGGCCGCTGTGGTGGCACTGCCGGGCAGTGTCACCGCAGTGGCGGCCACGGCCCTGATCAGCTCGCAGCACAAGGCCGCCGAGGTGAGTTCGGCGGAACTCCGGGAAAACCTCGAAGCCGTGCACGAGGCCGGTATGCCCGGTATCCAGGCGGCGGTTAGTAGGAAGGGGCGGAGCTGGACCGGGGCGGCGGGAGTGGCCGACACCCACACCGATCGCCCTTTGGAAGCCGGTTTCGGCCATCGGGTCGGCAGCGTCACGAAAACGTTCACCGCCACCGCAGTACTGCGGCAGGTCTCGGCGGGGCGAGTGGAGCTGGACGCCCCGATCGGGCGGTATCTGCCTAAACTCGTCCCGGGAGAGCGGGGTGAACGGATCACGGTTCGAATGCTGCTGAACCACACCAGCGGTATCACGGACTACTTTCCGGTGGTCTTCAGCTCACTCACCCGAGGGTCGCTGGCCGATCTGGAGCGGAACAGGTTTCGCTACCACAGCCCGGAGGAACTGATCACGGCCGGACTGGAGCAACCCGCCACCAACGAGCCGGGGCAGGGCTGGGCCTACTCCAACACGAACTACATCATCGCCGGTGAACTGCTGCGCGAGGTGACCGGACAATCGCCGGAGCGCTACATCACCCGCGAAATCATTCGCCCCCTCGGGCTGCGGGACACCTACTTTCCCCACCTCAACCCGTTCATCCCGGGACCGAACAGCAAGGCGTACGAAGCGCTGTACCACCAGCCGGAGCGTCGTGGCGAGTACAGCGTCTACAGCCCCACGGCGCTGCGTACGGCCGGAGCACTGATCTCGACGCCCACCGATCTGAACCGGTTCTACGACGCGCTGCTGGGTGGTGAACTGCTGGACGAGTCGGTGCTCGCGGAGATGCGTGAGACAGTGGCGGTTCCGAACAGTCCGACCCTGCGATACGGCCTGGGGCTGATGCGGTTCGAAACGCCCGCGTGCGCAACGTTGTGGGGCCACGAGGGCACGGTGCCGGGCATGTCCACACTGTCGCTGCACAGTGCGGACGGGAAACGACAGCTCAGCTACGGGCTGAACCTGACCAAGTACCAGCGGCTCGACGAGAACGGCCTGCCGCTGATCCATCCGATCGACCGACGGCTCGGCACGCTGCAGGTCAACGCCGTCTGCGGTGCGAGCGACACCACGAGCGCCGCTTCTCCCAGCGGTTCGGGAGTCGCGCTGCTCGCGGATCTTCACCGGCTGAACCGGTGA